A region of the Neomicrococcus lactis genome:
AAGTTCGTGAGCATACCGCCCAACCAACGGTGGTTGACGTATGGCTGGTTCACGCGGGTAGCCTGCTCAGCAATTGCTTCCTGAGCCTGCTTCTTCGTGCCAACGAAAAGAACGGTGCCACCGTGGGCAACGGTTTCCTTGACGAACTCGTAAGCGCGGTCAATGAAGGACAGCGACTGCTGAAGGTCAATGATGTAGATGCCGTTGCGCTCGGTGAAGATGAAACGCTTCATCTTCGGGTTCCAACGACGGGTCTGGTGACCGAAGTGAACGCCGCTATCGAGGAGCTGGCGCATAGTTACGACTGGCATGTCGCATTCCTTTCGGCAGTAGCGGCCGACTCAGTATTGAGCCGCGGTAACTGCACTGTGTTTAGTGGTTGAACGGTGACTCCTGGTGGAGCACCCCTAGCTAACGTCCTCGAAGAATTCGAGCGCACCACCCACCGGATGAACCGGACCACGGGAGGCACGTAGCATCGATCTGAATTCAGGTTGAATTTTCAATCTCTGCTCGCCATTAGCGCGAAGTCAGAATCCTTCGTTTGTTGCGCCCCTGAGGGCACGACTCATCCAAGGAAAACTGCTGTATCCATCGTACTACAGCCAACGGTCACCCACAGCACGGTGGGAAGTGAGATTTTCGCCTCCGTTCTCCACGGATTCTCGCTTTCCCACACGATCCAACGACGCTGCTTGCCAGACTTCCTTGAGAAGGAATCGAAGGAGGCGCTGACTTTTGTTCAAACTCTTACTTGCAATCTCATTTTTGATGACGACGGCGCAGCTCGCCTTCCCGGCGTCGCTTTCCGAAGCGCCGGGGTCTTGGAGATGGCCTGTGCCAGTTGTGGGGCACGCGGCCGGATCTACGACGCCGGGCTATCTCACTCCCGTCATTCTTGAGCCCTACGAACAACCGGAATTCAAGTGGTCACCTGGTCATCGCGGGATCGATCTCGGCGGAACCTCTCCCCAAGAAGTGACTGCTCCTGCATCAGGGCGCGTGTCATTCCGGGGCACTGTGGTGGACCGACCAGTGATCTCAATTGATCATGGCGACGGACATGTCTCTTCTTTTGAGCCTGTTTCTTCAGAGCTCAAGGTTGGGGACGTAGTCACACTGGGGCAGGTCATCGGCACCATTGCGGACGGCGGGCACTGTTCGCAGCGCTGCGTTCATTGGGGTGTGAGGCTCAACGGTGAATACGTGGACCCGATGCTGTTCATCGTGGATACGCGCCCATCGATCCTGTTGCCATGGGAGGACGGCTAGCTAACAGAGGAACGGCTAGCTGAAGGAAGCGACGCTAGCTAGTGCTTGCGCGCTGCCCGAGGGCCTCGCGATACAACTCAAGCATGAGCTCGGTCTTGGCGCTCTGGAAGAAGCTCGTGGGGTCATAGGCCGCGGTCGAGGGGCCAGAACCGTTACTGATGTCAGCTGTCGCTGTCTCGAGGGCGTGTGCAAGACCGGCGACGTCATCGCTCGTGGTCAGCCACATGCTGCCCTCGGGAAGATCGGCAGCAATGCGATGGTCCGCCAAGATGGACGGCGTGCCCAAGGCGGCTGCCTCGAAGACCGTCATGCCTTGGGATTCGAAGCCAATCGAGGTCTGCACCAGAGCGTCCGCTAGCTGGAGCTCGCGCAACATGGTGGGGTACGGAACCGATCCGCGGAAGTGGACGGTCGCCGTCGTAATGGATCCGGCAATCGCCTCTGCCTGTTTCTGCAAAGCGCCACCGCCGAAAATATGAATATCGGCATCGATGCCACTGAGCTTCACGGCTTCTAAGAAGGGCAAGAGTCGCTTTTCCTGGCTGAAGCGTCCTGTCCAGGAGAGGCGTGGTCGCGCACGCTTTTCAGCTTCACGTGACCCAACGCCGTTTGAGGAGATGGGAAAAGTCGTGGACGCTTGGGATGAAGCGCCAGAGAGCAGTTCGGTGGCGATGTCGTCATCGAGCCCGTTGGAGACCACGCGAACGGGCTGAAAAACTTGCTCGTCTTCCAGGAGCTGAGCAAAGTGGGACGACGGCGCTGTGACCGCGTTAGCCCGCTGGGCGAAGTTCCCCAAGAACTCCCATGCCGTCGAAGCGGCCGGGCCACGCAATCCCAGCGAACGCTTTTGCCATTCGCCGAGTCCTCGAACGACGACCTTCGGCACGGGCATGGTCGCTTCGATTCCCACATGGACGTTGTTATGCATCGTGTGAACCACGGGAAGTCGTCGGCGATCTGCCAGCTGGTAGCCGGCGATCGCCGCCCAAAAGTCGCCCTGAATATGAATCAGATCCAGCGGCGGACGCTTGGCGAGCTCTCGGTCAAGGACAGCACGAGTGAAGCCGTTCGGGACAAACATCGCGTACTCCCCCGGACCAGCCGGAATGGACGGAAGTTCAATGATGTATGGATCCGCGTCGTGGCGATGTCGCAGCGCCGGTGACACGAGCGTCACGCGGTGGCCTAGGCGTTCAAGGAATTTCTTCTGCAGCCGTACCGAGGTCTGCATCCCGCCCAGCGTTTCAGAGTGTTGATCAATGAAAATCGCGACGTGAAGGGGCATGTGAGTCCTTCCAGACGGGAGGAGAACGTGGCGATTCTGGCCGTTTCATCCTCTGTGGCTCGCGTGTCCCGGTGCGGCGCCTCTTGCGGTTCCGCACCGGGATAGTTCGTAGGGAGTGCGGGGCTTGAACCCGCGACCAAAGGATTATGAGTCCTCTGCTCTGACCAACTGAGCTAACTCCCCTTGCGAGATCGCACACCGCCTACCGGCGATAATGCGACCTCCATACTATCGGCAATTAGGACGCCGCTGGCTCGCTAGGGCTGTTCGGGTCGTCGTTCAAGAATGGCTGCGCGCTCGAACCCCGATACAGCGCTTCGAAGGTTTCGATGGTCTTCTGCATTGAGTGGCGAACGGCCTTTTGGTGACCCTTTTCGCCCATCTCGGCACGCTCGGCTGGAGTCTTACCCAAAATCGCATCGATCTTATTAGCCAAGTCCTGCGGATTGCCTGGTTCAAAAAGGTAACCGTTGACGCCTTCGTCCACCAAGTGCGGCAATGCCATGGCGTTCGCAAGCACCACGGGACGCGACGCAGAAAGCGCCTCGAGTGTCACTAGCGACTGCAATTCGGCAGTTCCTGGCTGACAGAAAACATCGCATGCCAAGTACGCCTCGCGCAGCTCTTCGTCAGAAACGTGACCACGGAAGTGGACGCGATCCGTAACACCCAGATCAGCGGCCTTCTTCTCCAAATTGGGGCGCTGCTCACCGC
Encoded here:
- a CDS encoding M23 family metallopeptidase; protein product: MPVVGHAAGSTTPGYLTPVILEPYEQPEFKWSPGHRGIDLGGTSPQEVTAPASGRVSFRGTVVDRPVISIDHGDGHVSSFEPVSSELKVGDVVTLGQVIGTIADGGHCSQRCVHWGVRLNGEYVDPMLFIVDTRPSILLPWEDG
- a CDS encoding glycosyltransferase, producing MPLHVAIFIDQHSETLGGMQTSVRLQKKFLERLGHRVTLVSPALRHRHDADPYIIELPSIPAGPGEYAMFVPNGFTRAVLDRELAKRPPLDLIHIQGDFWAAIAGYQLADRRRLPVVHTMHNNVHVGIEATMPVPKVVVRGLGEWQKRSLGLRGPAASTAWEFLGNFAQRANAVTAPSSHFAQLLEDEQVFQPVRVVSNGLDDDIATELLSGASSQASTTFPISSNGVGSREAEKRARPRLSWTGRFSQEKRLLPFLEAVKLSGIDADIHIFGGGALQKQAEAIAGSITTATVHFRGSVPYPTMLRELQLADALVQTSIGFESQGMTVFEAAALGTPSILADHRIAADLPEGSMWLTTSDDVAGLAHALETATADISNGSGPSTAAYDPTSFFQSAKTELMLELYREALGQRASTS